The Aquipuribacter sp. SD81 genome includes a region encoding these proteins:
- a CDS encoding DUF4287 domain-containing protein — MSYQAYLDAIETKSGKTPRELLELAAARGFGPTTKAGEVVTWLKEDYGIGRGHAMAFHGVLKNGATISDKHVGSAGSHSDPSTELRLDGIAARGTDS, encoded by the coding sequence ATGTCCTACCAGGCGTACCTCGACGCGATCGAGACCAAGAGCGGGAAGACGCCTCGCGAGCTACTCGAGCTGGCGGCCGCGCGAGGCTTCGGCCCCACCACCAAGGCGGGCGAGGTCGTCACCTGGCTGAAGGAGGACTACGGCATCGGCCGCGGACACGCGATGGCGTTCCACGGCGTGCTGAAGAACGGCGCCACCATCAGCGACAAGCACGTGGGGTCTGCCGGAAGCCACAGTGATCCTTCCACCGAGCTGCGTCTCGACGGCATCGCGGCCCGAGGCACCGATTCCTGA